A window from Onychostoma macrolepis isolate SWU-2019 chromosome 07, ASM1243209v1, whole genome shotgun sequence encodes these proteins:
- the alpk3b gene encoding titin homolog isoform X2, whose amino-acid sequence MSSRRLMNRSLSSDGRSHYGGSDISSQNRRAGYLSSVRSESRSTLCSVMAQLTEEIQPTFETTLKSKAVSEDANIKFSCVVSGHPVPEVTWYKDDVQLDRYCGLPKYEISRDDKTHTLQIYNCTLEDAAIYQASAQNSRGIVSCSGVLEVGTMSEYKIHQNYFAKLKLRNENPRREQEEPRNAGKENVRVSSPERAQRKRRSPMEIRAAGSPSEEKDMEVDALSPTPPVQESAAAAAASVYEISNCEMITNRDKDGQELTYIHDTVNNASSKQTNEHYVKKKIKISTEATEGIKENRQTGRREEIMNESGVSTEKMEVQNTVDQITSVTEYENKMDITDRQISEKQSVKVNKSASKESKRAQGAQIASVSESRNKMDITDTRKSEKTSAHTNKSVSEESKIAQGAQITSATESKNKMDITDTKATEKQSERVNKSVSEESKIAQGVQITSVTESRIKMDITPNKNQKLSVNANKSPSEESRRAQGAHIASVTESRNKMDNADTKTNAKQLVNVNKSVSEESKRAHHTSVTDSRNKMDITDTKMNEKQPVKESKRAQGVQITSVTESRNKIDIIVTKTNEKQSVKVNKSALEESKRAHHASVTESRNRMDITVTKKNEKLSEKVNKSVSVTESSNKMDITDTKTNEKQSEKVNKSVSEESKRAQGAQITSVTESRIKVDITDTKKNDKQSEKAKESSSESKSVQKLITTQKRLPLKFSMTTQMTKVIENTKLTKSSDKGTSNLQPQALDTVQNCNPRVIDSKRMDFDDHRNKTPVGTCVRIFPHSCGGNDVNVDTGERNASACSLRSLSAGETHTQPTEPPICGDAPMDLKQQPSLMHEVTASVTETLSSCHLESQGKKLRTGDQSVASTKSSTLVTEPQNTPPSEKISSGHISHMLQDGQVTTAMSSSLGDDTLTNMCEKDSKAESQNIKESDKLKGEAKLASLSKERSMANSNHYTNQVIVTELVQFRTTNSDVVQPQTMNDSSISNVQMKDNKAQECQSTSLEATDNVAKMDKQAQSNETTSELPKLTHHEMQSYSAKKGNDHSGPSTFLSQHSKVLPTEFTIPTIYITDVDSTSQNSTETEHTVDSVQIRTEMNTATSKVTDSNTIVQVSNISECTDTTNKTTADEKLDLSLHSQPSEVNKPDQQPQTQEKLIQGPESSHCVTDFVASDLIRLKDVTMQRHSADKSIETNEAGLAKISHLTETDLNLKTDLDTFIKQMKLAALDLESSNLSTTAKVNAAPHINAKDNVKCGEEVNSAVTELTTCKVTIPLKTTDQIFNSTAAHSELVTKTDQKTTLPRTKTEKSLEEANRDSYQGDKLSLKTQPASPLQSVSNPPSKTSLETHSPRLTRRTVQADLPKPAGNEYVQPKPTEKDKENQFKVPQVIRKIRPEVFDASGHLKLWCQFFNIISDSTIKWYKDEVEIAEIKRSAGDETQVCLAIIQMSKRDSGVYRCTITNEYGKDSTEYLLSAEFLSDMFLHEELQEVGEEIEMTPLIFGKGLADAGCWGTKFYGRVTTEEAQVGLGCEHKTRRLKAIYGLDPVFESGSSCFMKVRSPIAYESREETVLAERNLQITKQDCRIQNMAREYFKIFATETRVIESFGAALEVNPLYFMYLPASSIPYATVEAELKGVYLRYCGLDCTRSLVFNEKLEVAQKCSCLQHWIYQWTNGNVLFSRLEGVDTILTNIGIAVRSKGYQGFPCEANPKVFEQFQFQHQCNYFCGLLNLKPLKAPETLQTSTRPKGSSSPLLQRKTVPSSSSPQTPRKATKSPKVSRKLNPQTST is encoded by the exons ATGAGTTCCAGAAGACTGATGAACCGTTCGCTCTCGAGTGATGGAAGGTCTCACTATGGTGGCAGTGATATCAGCTCTCAGAATAGAAGGGCCGGTTATCTGAGCAGTGTTCGATCTGAAAGCAG GAGCACTCTCTGCAGTGTCATGGCCCAACTAACTGAGGAGATACAGCCAACATTTGAAACCACATTAAAATCCAAAGCTGTGTCTGAAGACGCTAACATCAAGTTCAGCTGTGTGGTCTCAG GCCATCCAGTCCCCGAGGTGACGTGGTACAAAGATGATGTACAGCTGGACAGATACTGCGGTCTTCCCAAATATGAAATTTCACGTGATgacaagacacacacactccaaaTATACAA CTGTACTCTGGAGGATGCTGCAATTTACCAAGCATCAGCACAGAACAGTCGAGGCATCGTGTCATGTTCAGGGGTGTTGGAGGTGGGAACAATGAGTGAGTACAAGATTCATCAAAATTACTTTGCAAAGCTTAAACTGCGAAACGAGAACCCACGTCGTGAGCAGGAGGAGCCCCGCAATGCAGGCAAAGAGAATGTCAGGGTGAGCAGTCCTGAAAGAGCACAAAGGAAACGTAGGTCCCCCATGGAGATCAGAGCAGCTGGCAGCCCTTCAGAGGAGAAAGACATGGAGGTGGATGCTCTCAGTCCAACACCTCCAGTTCAAGagtcagcagcagcagcagcagcatctgTTTATGAGATCTCAAACTGTGAAATGATCACAAATAGAGACAAAGATGGCCAGGAGCTAACGTATATCCATGATACCGTGAATAATGCCTCCAGCAAACAGACTAATGAGCATTACGTCAAGAAGAAGATCAAAATCTCAACAGAAGCAACAGAGGGAATTAAGGAAAACAGACAGACTGGAAGAAGGGAAGAGATAATGAATGAGAGCGGGGTTTCCACTGAGAAGATGGAGGTACAGAACACGGTCGATCAGATCACCTCCGTGACtgaatatgaaaacaaaatggacataacagacagacaaataagTGAAAAACAATCAGTGAAAGTGAACAAAAGTGCCTCAAAAGAGTCAAAGAGAGCTCAGGGTGCTCAGATTGCCTCAGTGTCTGAATCTAGAAACAAAATGGACATAACAGACAcaagaaaaagtgaaaaaactTCAGCACACACGAACAAAAGTGTCTCAGAAGAATCAAAAATAGCTCAGGGTGCTCAGATCACATCAGCAACAgaatctaaaaacaaaatggaCATAACAGACACAAAAGCAACTGAAAAACAGTCGGAGAGAGTGAACAAAAGTGTCTCAGAAGAATCAAAAATAGCTCAGGGTGTTCAGATCACCTCAGTGACTGAATCAAGAATTAAAATGGACATAACCCCAAATAAGAATCAAAAATTGTCAGTGAACGCAAACAAAAGTCCTTCAGAAGAATCAAGGAGAGCTCAGGGTGCTCATATTGCCTCTGTGACTGAATCAAGAAACAAAATGGACAATGcagacacaaaaacaaatgcaaaacagtTGGTAAACGTAAATAAAAGTGTCTCTGAAGAATCAAAGAGAGCTCACCACACCTCAGTGACTGATTCTAGAAACAAAATGGACATAACAgacacaaaaatgaatgaaaaacagCCGGTAAAAGAATCAAAGAGAGCTCAGGGTGTTCAGATCACCTCAGTGACTGAATCAAGAAACAAAATTGACATAATAGTCACAAAAACTAATGAAAAGCAGTCagtaaaagtaaacaaaagTGCCTTAGAAGAATCGAAGAGAGCTCACCACGCGTCAGTGACTGAATCTAGAAACAGAATGGACATAACAGTCACAAAGAAGAATGAAAAACTGTCAGAGAAAGTGAACAAAAGTGTCTCAGTGACTGAATCAAGTAACAAAATGGACATAacagacacaaaaacaaatgaaaaacagtCAGAGAAAGTGAACAAAAGTGTCTCAGAGGAATCAAAGCGAGCTCAAGGTGCTCAGATCACTTCAGTGACTGAGTCAAGAATCAAAGTGGACATAACAGACACAAAAAAGAATGATAAACAGTCAGAGAAAGCAAAGGAAAGTTCCTCAGAATCAAAGAGCGTTCAAAAGCTAATTACAACCCAGAAACGACTGCCACTGAAGTTTTCCATGACAACCCAGATGACCAAGGTGATTGAAAACACAAAGCTAACTAAATCATCTGACAAAGGGACATCAAACCTCCAACCTCAAGCTCTAGATACTGTCCAGAACTGTAATCCAAGAGTTATAGACAGCAAGCGCATGGATTTTGATGACCACAGGAATAAAACTCCAGTAGGTACATGTGTGAGGATCTTTCCTCATTCCTGTGGTGGGAATGACGTCAATGTGGACACAGGGGAGAGGAATGCGTCTGCATGCTCTCTTAGGAGCTTG TCTGCAGGTGAAACTCACACTCAACCCACAGAGCCACCAATTTGTGGAGACGCGCCCATGGATTTAAAGCAACAACCCTCATTAATGCATGAGGTCACTGCGAGTGTTACGGAAACACTCAGTTCCTGCCACCTCGAATCACAGGGAAAGAAGCTGAGAACAGGTGATCAGTCTGTCGCATCAACAAAGAGCAGTACACTTGTCACTGAGCCTCAAAACACTCCGCCGAGTGAGAAAATCTCCtcaggtcatatttcacacaTGCTTCAAGACGGCCAAGTCACTACAGCTATGAGTTCCTCATTAGGAGATGACACATTAACTAACATGTGTGAGAAGGATAGCAAAGCTGAAAGCCAAAACATCAAAGAGTCTGATAAACTAAAAGGTGAAGCAAAACTTGCATCTCTTTCTAAAGAAAGGTCAATGGCAAACTCAAACCATTACACAAATCAAGTCATCGTCACAGAACTTGTACAATTTCGCACGACAAACTCAGATGTGGTGCAACCACAGACCATGAATGACTCATCAATCTCTAATGTTCAAATGAAGGATAATAAGGCCCAAGAGTGTCAGAGCACTTCTCTTGAAGCTACAGACAATGTTGCTAAAATGGACAAACAGGCACAGTCAAATGAAACCACATCGGAACTGCCCAAATTAACTCATCACGAGATGCAGAGTTACTCTGCAAAAAAAGGCAATGATCATTCTGGCCCCTCTACATTCCTCTCCCAACATTCAAAGGTTTTACCCACAGAATTTACCATTCCTACAATATATATAACAGATGTGGACAGCACATCTCAAAATAGTACAGAAACAGAACACACTGTAGATTCTGTTCAAATCAGAACTGAAATGAATACAGCAACCTCTAAAGTGACAGATAGCAACACAATCGTACAAGTAAGTAATATATCTGAATGCACAGACACCACGAACAAAACCACAGCCGATGAAAAGCTTGATCTTTCCCTGCATTCGCAACCCTCTGAAGTCAACAAGCCTGATCAACAGCCACAAACTCAAGAAAAACTGATTCAAGGACCTGAATCAAGTCATTGTGTCACTGACTTTGTTGCATCAGACTTAATTAGACTGAAAGATGTCACTATGCAACGTCACTCTGCTGACAAAAGCATAGAGACCAATGAAGCTGGCTTAGCTAAAATTAGTCATCTTACAGAAACAGATCTTAATCTGAAAACTGATTTGGACACCTTCATAAAACAAATGAAGTTGGCTGCATTAGATCTTGAGAGTTCAAATCTAAGTACTACAGCCAAGGTAAATGCTGCACCACATATAAATGCGAAAGACAATGTTAAATGTGGCGAGGAAGTAAATTCTGCAGTGACAGAGCTCACTACCTGTAAGGTAACAATTCCATTGAAGACTACAGACCAGATCTTCAACTCTACTGCTGCCCACAGCGAGCTTGTCACCAAGACTGATCAAAAGACTACATTACCCAGGACTAAAACAGAGAAGAGTCTTGAAGAAGCAAACAGAGATTCATATCAGGGGGATAAATTATCTTTGAAAACACAACCTGCATCTCCATTACAATCAGTTAGTAACCCACCATCGAAGACATCATTGGAAACACACTCCCCTCGTCTCACCCGGAGGACTGTCCAGGCTGACCTCCCCAAACCTGCAGGAAATGAGTATGTTCAGCCCAAACCAACagagaaagacaaagaaaacCAATTCAAAG TCCCACAGGTTATCCGTAAAATCCGACCAGAGGTGTTTGATGCCTCTGGACATCTGAAACTCTGGTGTCAGTTTTTCAACATAATAAGTGACTCAACAATAAAATGGTACAAGGATGAAGTGGAAATTGCTGAGATAAAGAGAAG TGCAGGAGATGAGACTCAAGTGTGCTTGGCTATTATACAGATGTCCAAAAGAGACAGTGGTGTTTACAGATGCACCATTACCAATGAATATGGCAAAGATTCCACGGAGTATCTTCTTAGCGCAGAGT TTCTGTCTGATATGTTTCTGCATGAGGAGCTCCAGGAAG TTGGGGAGGAGATTGAGATGACTCCTCTGATCTTCGGTAAAGGTCTTGCTGATGCAGGTTGCTGGGGCACAAAGTTCTACGGTCGGGTCACAACGGAAGAAGCTCAGGTCGGACTGGGATGCGAGCACAAAACCAGACGGCTGAAAGCGATCTATGGATTAGATCCTGTGTTTGAGTCAGGCAGCTCATGTTTTATGAAAGTGCGAAGCCCTATTGCATATGAGAGCAGAGAGGAGACTGTCTTGGCTGAAAGGAATCTTCAAATCACAAAACAG GACTGTAGAATTCAGAACATGGCTAGAGAGTACTTCAAGATCTTTGCTACAGAGACAAGAGTGATAGAGAGCTTTGGTGCAGCACTGGA GGTAAACCCGCTATACTTCATGTACTTGCCAGCGAGCAGTATTCCTTATGCAACAGTGGAGGCAGAGCTTAAGGGTGTCTATTTGCGGTATTGTGGACTGGATTGCACCAGGTCACTGGTATTTAATGAGAAGTTAGAAGTGGCACAAAAGTGTTCTTGTCTCCAGCACTGGATCTACCAGTGGACCAATGGAAATGTGCTGTTCTCCAGACTTGAgg GAGTTGACACAATACTGACAAATATCGGAATAGCAGTCAGGTCAAAGGG GTATCAGGGGTTTCCTTGTGAGGCTAATCCAAAGGTTTTCGAGCAGTTTCAGTTTCAGCATCAGTGTAATTACTTCTGTGGTCTCTTAAACCTCAAACCTCTCAAAGCCCCAGAAACACTTCAGACTTCAACCAGACCCAAGGGCTCAAGCAGCCCGCTACTACAACGAAAAACAGTACCCAGCTCCTCCAGTCCCCAGACCCCACGCAAGGCCACAAAGAGCCCCAAAGTATCCCGCAAACTGAACCCACAGACATCCACCTAA
- the alpk3b gene encoding titin homolog isoform X1, with the protein MSSRRLMNRSLSSDGRSHYGGSDISSQNRRAGYLSSVRSESSYAGHRFSQIKPSRSTLCSVMAQLTEEIQPTFETTLKSKAVSEDANIKFSCVVSGHPVPEVTWYKDDVQLDRYCGLPKYEISRDDKTHTLQIYNCTLEDAAIYQASAQNSRGIVSCSGVLEVGTMSEYKIHQNYFAKLKLRNENPRREQEEPRNAGKENVRVSSPERAQRKRRSPMEIRAAGSPSEEKDMEVDALSPTPPVQESAAAAAASVYEISNCEMITNRDKDGQELTYIHDTVNNASSKQTNEHYVKKKIKISTEATEGIKENRQTGRREEIMNESGVSTEKMEVQNTVDQITSVTEYENKMDITDRQISEKQSVKVNKSASKESKRAQGAQIASVSESRNKMDITDTRKSEKTSAHTNKSVSEESKIAQGAQITSATESKNKMDITDTKATEKQSERVNKSVSEESKIAQGVQITSVTESRIKMDITPNKNQKLSVNANKSPSEESRRAQGAHIASVTESRNKMDNADTKTNAKQLVNVNKSVSEESKRAHHTSVTDSRNKMDITDTKMNEKQPVKESKRAQGVQITSVTESRNKIDIIVTKTNEKQSVKVNKSALEESKRAHHASVTESRNRMDITVTKKNEKLSEKVNKSVSVTESSNKMDITDTKTNEKQSEKVNKSVSEESKRAQGAQITSVTESRIKVDITDTKKNDKQSEKAKESSSESKSVQKLITTQKRLPLKFSMTTQMTKVIENTKLTKSSDKGTSNLQPQALDTVQNCNPRVIDSKRMDFDDHRNKTPVGTCVRIFPHSCGGNDVNVDTGERNASACSLRSLSAGETHTQPTEPPICGDAPMDLKQQPSLMHEVTASVTETLSSCHLESQGKKLRTGDQSVASTKSSTLVTEPQNTPPSEKISSGHISHMLQDGQVTTAMSSSLGDDTLTNMCEKDSKAESQNIKESDKLKGEAKLASLSKERSMANSNHYTNQVIVTELVQFRTTNSDVVQPQTMNDSSISNVQMKDNKAQECQSTSLEATDNVAKMDKQAQSNETTSELPKLTHHEMQSYSAKKGNDHSGPSTFLSQHSKVLPTEFTIPTIYITDVDSTSQNSTETEHTVDSVQIRTEMNTATSKVTDSNTIVQVSNISECTDTTNKTTADEKLDLSLHSQPSEVNKPDQQPQTQEKLIQGPESSHCVTDFVASDLIRLKDVTMQRHSADKSIETNEAGLAKISHLTETDLNLKTDLDTFIKQMKLAALDLESSNLSTTAKVNAAPHINAKDNVKCGEEVNSAVTELTTCKVTIPLKTTDQIFNSTAAHSELVTKTDQKTTLPRTKTEKSLEEANRDSYQGDKLSLKTQPASPLQSVSNPPSKTSLETHSPRLTRRTVQADLPKPAGNEYVQPKPTEKDKENQFKVPQVIRKIRPEVFDASGHLKLWCQFFNIISDSTIKWYKDEVEIAEIKRSAGDETQVCLAIIQMSKRDSGVYRCTITNEYGKDSTEYLLSAEFLSDMFLHEELQEVGEEIEMTPLIFGKGLADAGCWGTKFYGRVTTEEAQVGLGCEHKTRRLKAIYGLDPVFESGSSCFMKVRSPIAYESREETVLAERNLQITKQDCRIQNMAREYFKIFATETRVIESFGAALEVNPLYFMYLPASSIPYATVEAELKGVYLRYCGLDCTRSLVFNEKLEVAQKCSCLQHWIYQWTNGNVLFSRLEGVDTILTNIGIAVRSKGYQGFPCEANPKVFEQFQFQHQCNYFCGLLNLKPLKAPETLQTSTRPKGSSSPLLQRKTVPSSSSPQTPRKATKSPKVSRKLNPQTST; encoded by the exons ATGAGTTCCAGAAGACTGATGAACCGTTCGCTCTCGAGTGATGGAAGGTCTCACTATGGTGGCAGTGATATCAGCTCTCAGAATAGAAGGGCCGGTTATCTGAGCAGTGTTCGATCTGAAAGCAG CTATGCTGGTCATAGATTCTCTCAGATCAAGCCATCCAG GAGCACTCTCTGCAGTGTCATGGCCCAACTAACTGAGGAGATACAGCCAACATTTGAAACCACATTAAAATCCAAAGCTGTGTCTGAAGACGCTAACATCAAGTTCAGCTGTGTGGTCTCAG GCCATCCAGTCCCCGAGGTGACGTGGTACAAAGATGATGTACAGCTGGACAGATACTGCGGTCTTCCCAAATATGAAATTTCACGTGATgacaagacacacacactccaaaTATACAA CTGTACTCTGGAGGATGCTGCAATTTACCAAGCATCAGCACAGAACAGTCGAGGCATCGTGTCATGTTCAGGGGTGTTGGAGGTGGGAACAATGAGTGAGTACAAGATTCATCAAAATTACTTTGCAAAGCTTAAACTGCGAAACGAGAACCCACGTCGTGAGCAGGAGGAGCCCCGCAATGCAGGCAAAGAGAATGTCAGGGTGAGCAGTCCTGAAAGAGCACAAAGGAAACGTAGGTCCCCCATGGAGATCAGAGCAGCTGGCAGCCCTTCAGAGGAGAAAGACATGGAGGTGGATGCTCTCAGTCCAACACCTCCAGTTCAAGagtcagcagcagcagcagcagcatctgTTTATGAGATCTCAAACTGTGAAATGATCACAAATAGAGACAAAGATGGCCAGGAGCTAACGTATATCCATGATACCGTGAATAATGCCTCCAGCAAACAGACTAATGAGCATTACGTCAAGAAGAAGATCAAAATCTCAACAGAAGCAACAGAGGGAATTAAGGAAAACAGACAGACTGGAAGAAGGGAAGAGATAATGAATGAGAGCGGGGTTTCCACTGAGAAGATGGAGGTACAGAACACGGTCGATCAGATCACCTCCGTGACtgaatatgaaaacaaaatggacataacagacagacaaataagTGAAAAACAATCAGTGAAAGTGAACAAAAGTGCCTCAAAAGAGTCAAAGAGAGCTCAGGGTGCTCAGATTGCCTCAGTGTCTGAATCTAGAAACAAAATGGACATAACAGACAcaagaaaaagtgaaaaaactTCAGCACACACGAACAAAAGTGTCTCAGAAGAATCAAAAATAGCTCAGGGTGCTCAGATCACATCAGCAACAgaatctaaaaacaaaatggaCATAACAGACACAAAAGCAACTGAAAAACAGTCGGAGAGAGTGAACAAAAGTGTCTCAGAAGAATCAAAAATAGCTCAGGGTGTTCAGATCACCTCAGTGACTGAATCAAGAATTAAAATGGACATAACCCCAAATAAGAATCAAAAATTGTCAGTGAACGCAAACAAAAGTCCTTCAGAAGAATCAAGGAGAGCTCAGGGTGCTCATATTGCCTCTGTGACTGAATCAAGAAACAAAATGGACAATGcagacacaaaaacaaatgcaaaacagtTGGTAAACGTAAATAAAAGTGTCTCTGAAGAATCAAAGAGAGCTCACCACACCTCAGTGACTGATTCTAGAAACAAAATGGACATAACAgacacaaaaatgaatgaaaaacagCCGGTAAAAGAATCAAAGAGAGCTCAGGGTGTTCAGATCACCTCAGTGACTGAATCAAGAAACAAAATTGACATAATAGTCACAAAAACTAATGAAAAGCAGTCagtaaaagtaaacaaaagTGCCTTAGAAGAATCGAAGAGAGCTCACCACGCGTCAGTGACTGAATCTAGAAACAGAATGGACATAACAGTCACAAAGAAGAATGAAAAACTGTCAGAGAAAGTGAACAAAAGTGTCTCAGTGACTGAATCAAGTAACAAAATGGACATAacagacacaaaaacaaatgaaaaacagtCAGAGAAAGTGAACAAAAGTGTCTCAGAGGAATCAAAGCGAGCTCAAGGTGCTCAGATCACTTCAGTGACTGAGTCAAGAATCAAAGTGGACATAACAGACACAAAAAAGAATGATAAACAGTCAGAGAAAGCAAAGGAAAGTTCCTCAGAATCAAAGAGCGTTCAAAAGCTAATTACAACCCAGAAACGACTGCCACTGAAGTTTTCCATGACAACCCAGATGACCAAGGTGATTGAAAACACAAAGCTAACTAAATCATCTGACAAAGGGACATCAAACCTCCAACCTCAAGCTCTAGATACTGTCCAGAACTGTAATCCAAGAGTTATAGACAGCAAGCGCATGGATTTTGATGACCACAGGAATAAAACTCCAGTAGGTACATGTGTGAGGATCTTTCCTCATTCCTGTGGTGGGAATGACGTCAATGTGGACACAGGGGAGAGGAATGCGTCTGCATGCTCTCTTAGGAGCTTG TCTGCAGGTGAAACTCACACTCAACCCACAGAGCCACCAATTTGTGGAGACGCGCCCATGGATTTAAAGCAACAACCCTCATTAATGCATGAGGTCACTGCGAGTGTTACGGAAACACTCAGTTCCTGCCACCTCGAATCACAGGGAAAGAAGCTGAGAACAGGTGATCAGTCTGTCGCATCAACAAAGAGCAGTACACTTGTCACTGAGCCTCAAAACACTCCGCCGAGTGAGAAAATCTCCtcaggtcatatttcacacaTGCTTCAAGACGGCCAAGTCACTACAGCTATGAGTTCCTCATTAGGAGATGACACATTAACTAACATGTGTGAGAAGGATAGCAAAGCTGAAAGCCAAAACATCAAAGAGTCTGATAAACTAAAAGGTGAAGCAAAACTTGCATCTCTTTCTAAAGAAAGGTCAATGGCAAACTCAAACCATTACACAAATCAAGTCATCGTCACAGAACTTGTACAATTTCGCACGACAAACTCAGATGTGGTGCAACCACAGACCATGAATGACTCATCAATCTCTAATGTTCAAATGAAGGATAATAAGGCCCAAGAGTGTCAGAGCACTTCTCTTGAAGCTACAGACAATGTTGCTAAAATGGACAAACAGGCACAGTCAAATGAAACCACATCGGAACTGCCCAAATTAACTCATCACGAGATGCAGAGTTACTCTGCAAAAAAAGGCAATGATCATTCTGGCCCCTCTACATTCCTCTCCCAACATTCAAAGGTTTTACCCACAGAATTTACCATTCCTACAATATATATAACAGATGTGGACAGCACATCTCAAAATAGTACAGAAACAGAACACACTGTAGATTCTGTTCAAATCAGAACTGAAATGAATACAGCAACCTCTAAAGTGACAGATAGCAACACAATCGTACAAGTAAGTAATATATCTGAATGCACAGACACCACGAACAAAACCACAGCCGATGAAAAGCTTGATCTTTCCCTGCATTCGCAACCCTCTGAAGTCAACAAGCCTGATCAACAGCCACAAACTCAAGAAAAACTGATTCAAGGACCTGAATCAAGTCATTGTGTCACTGACTTTGTTGCATCAGACTTAATTAGACTGAAAGATGTCACTATGCAACGTCACTCTGCTGACAAAAGCATAGAGACCAATGAAGCTGGCTTAGCTAAAATTAGTCATCTTACAGAAACAGATCTTAATCTGAAAACTGATTTGGACACCTTCATAAAACAAATGAAGTTGGCTGCATTAGATCTTGAGAGTTCAAATCTAAGTACTACAGCCAAGGTAAATGCTGCACCACATATAAATGCGAAAGACAATGTTAAATGTGGCGAGGAAGTAAATTCTGCAGTGACAGAGCTCACTACCTGTAAGGTAACAATTCCATTGAAGACTACAGACCAGATCTTCAACTCTACTGCTGCCCACAGCGAGCTTGTCACCAAGACTGATCAAAAGACTACATTACCCAGGACTAAAACAGAGAAGAGTCTTGAAGAAGCAAACAGAGATTCATATCAGGGGGATAAATTATCTTTGAAAACACAACCTGCATCTCCATTACAATCAGTTAGTAACCCACCATCGAAGACATCATTGGAAACACACTCCCCTCGTCTCACCCGGAGGACTGTCCAGGCTGACCTCCCCAAACCTGCAGGAAATGAGTATGTTCAGCCCAAACCAACagagaaagacaaagaaaacCAATTCAAAG TCCCACAGGTTATCCGTAAAATCCGACCAGAGGTGTTTGATGCCTCTGGACATCTGAAACTCTGGTGTCAGTTTTTCAACATAATAAGTGACTCAACAATAAAATGGTACAAGGATGAAGTGGAAATTGCTGAGATAAAGAGAAG TGCAGGAGATGAGACTCAAGTGTGCTTGGCTATTATACAGATGTCCAAAAGAGACAGTGGTGTTTACAGATGCACCATTACCAATGAATATGGCAAAGATTCCACGGAGTATCTTCTTAGCGCAGAGT TTCTGTCTGATATGTTTCTGCATGAGGAGCTCCAGGAAG TTGGGGAGGAGATTGAGATGACTCCTCTGATCTTCGGTAAAGGTCTTGCTGATGCAGGTTGCTGGGGCACAAAGTTCTACGGTCGGGTCACAACGGAAGAAGCTCAGGTCGGACTGGGATGCGAGCACAAAACCAGACGGCTGAAAGCGATCTATGGATTAGATCCTGTGTTTGAGTCAGGCAGCTCATGTTTTATGAAAGTGCGAAGCCCTATTGCATATGAGAGCAGAGAGGAGACTGTCTTGGCTGAAAGGAATCTTCAAATCACAAAACAG GACTGTAGAATTCAGAACATGGCTAGAGAGTACTTCAAGATCTTTGCTACAGAGACAAGAGTGATAGAGAGCTTTGGTGCAGCACTGGA GGTAAACCCGCTATACTTCATGTACTTGCCAGCGAGCAGTATTCCTTATGCAACAGTGGAGGCAGAGCTTAAGGGTGTCTATTTGCGGTATTGTGGACTGGATTGCACCAGGTCACTGGTATTTAATGAGAAGTTAGAAGTGGCACAAAAGTGTTCTTGTCTCCAGCACTGGATCTACCAGTGGACCAATGGAAATGTGCTGTTCTCCAGACTTGAgg GAGTTGACACAATACTGACAAATATCGGAATAGCAGTCAGGTCAAAGGG GTATCAGGGGTTTCCTTGTGAGGCTAATCCAAAGGTTTTCGAGCAGTTTCAGTTTCAGCATCAGTGTAATTACTTCTGTGGTCTCTTAAACCTCAAACCTCTCAAAGCCCCAGAAACACTTCAGACTTCAACCAGACCCAAGGGCTCAAGCAGCCCGCTACTACAACGAAAAACAGTACCCAGCTCCTCCAGTCCCCAGACCCCACGCAAGGCCACAAAGAGCCCCAAAGTATCCCGCAAACTGAACCCACAGACATCCACCTAA